A stretch of the Manis pentadactyla isolate mManPen7 chromosome 16, mManPen7.hap1, whole genome shotgun sequence genome encodes the following:
- the PHF1 gene encoding PHD finger protein 1 isoform X2 gives MGRVSGGRGHEQGPQGGTWSDRKGWGGHLADVTWAGPSPEAGCREGGFPLAPRAGLPSEEGAAGIPSSSGSDRASASAAERPPLVGRLPGLSEAPGPGFGKVKMCWPDGQMGCYTWGPSRRWTVLGRCVWSSLRMILSFWFYGKTLALLPSLGRNSSAVSVALRLWSLGTGWSAVRNVAMLITRTAMFQGLQPLEKEKAHPGSAVSASSPSPPRLPILSPQRGGALKKGPYARAMLGMKLSLPYGLKGLDWDAGHLSNRQQSYCYCGGPGEWNLKMLQCRSCLQWFHEACTQCLSKPLLYGDRFYEFECCVCQGGPEKVRRLQLRWVDVAHLVLYHLSVCCKKKYFDFDREILPFTSENWDSLLLGELSDTPKGERSSKLLSALNSHKDRFISGREIKKRKCLFGLHARIPPPVESPTGDGAPTSFPSGQGPGGGVSRPLGKRRRPEPEPLRRRQKGKMEELGPPSAVRNQPKPQEQRERARLQRALQGSVSPPTPSPNQSYQGSSGYNFRPTDARCLPSSPIRMFASFHPSASTAGTSGDGEPPDRSPLELHIGFPTDIPKSAPHSMTASSSSVPVPSPSLPRRSAPPSPLCRSLSPGTGGGVRGGVGYLSRGDPVRVLARRVRPDGSVQYLVEWGGGGIF, from the exons ATGGGAAGGGTGAGTGGAGGGCGGGGTCATGAACAGGGGCCGCAGGGCGGGACTTGGAGTGAccgtaaggggtgggggggacactTAGCGGATGTGACATGGGCGGGGCCCAGTCCAGAGGCGGGCTGCCGGGAGGGGGGATTCCCTCTTGCCCCGAGGGCGGGTCTCCCTTCGGAGGAAGGGGCTGCGGGGATTCCCTCTTCCTCCGGGTCAGACCGTGCGTCCGCCTCGGCCGCGGAGAGGCCGCCGCTTGTTGGGCGCCTTCCAGGCCTGTCGGAG GCCCCAGGCCCCGGCTTTGGGAAGGTCAAGATGTGCTGGCCAGATGGACAGATGGGCTGCTATACTTGGGGACCATCAAGAAG GTGGACAGTGCTCGGGAGGTGTGTCTGGTCCAGTTTGAGGATGATTCTCAGTTTCTGGTTCTATGGAAAGACATTAGCCCTG CTGCCCTCCCTGGGGAGGAACTCCTCTGCTGTGTCTGTCGCTCTGAGACTGTGGTCCCTGGGAACCGGCTGGTCAGCTGTGAGAAATGTCGCCATG CTTATCACCAGGACTGCCATGTTCCAAGGGCTCCAGCCCCTGGAGAAGGAGAAGGCACATCCTGGGTCTGCCGTCAGTGCATCTTCGCCATCGCCACCAAG GCTGCCTATTCTGTCTCCCCAGAGAGGGGGTGCACTGAAGAAGGGCCCCTATGCTCGGGCCATGCTGGGCATGAAGCTCTCCCTGCCGTATGGACTAAAGGGCCTGGACTGGGACGCTGGACATCTGAGCAACAGGCAGCAGAGCTACTGTTACTGTGGTGGCCCTGGGGA GTGGAACCTGAAAATGCTACAGTGCCGGAGCTGCCTGCAGTGGTTCCATGAGGCCTGCACCCAGTGTCTCAGCAAGCCCCTCCTCTATGGGGACAG GTTCTATGAGTTTGAATGCTGTGTGTGTCAGGGTGGCCCTGAGAAGGTCAGGAGGCTGCAGCTTCGCTG GGTGGATGTGGCCCATCTTGTCCTCTATCACCTCAGCGTTTGCTGTAAGAAAAAATACTTTGATTTTGACCGTGAGATCCTCCCCTTCACCTCTGAGAATTGGGACAGTTTGCTCCTTGGGGAG CTCTCAGACACTCCCAAGGGAGAACGTTCTTCCAAACTCCTCTCTGCTCTTAACAGCCACAAGGACCG TTTCATTTCAGGGAGGGAGATTAAGAAGAGGAAATGCTTGTTTGGTCTCCATGCTCGAATTCCTCCCCCTGTGGAGTCCCCTACTGGAGATGGAGCCCCCACCAG CTTCCCTTCAGGGCAGGGCCCTGGGGGAGGGGTCTCACGTCCCCTGGGGAAGCGCCGGAGGCCAGAGCCAGAGCCCctgaggaggaggcagaaggggaaaatggaggagctggggccaCCCTCAGCAGTGCGCAATCAGCCCAAGCCTCAGGAGCAGAGGGAGCGGGCTCGTCTACAGAGGGCACTGCAG GGCTCAGTGTCTCCACCAACCCCCAGCCCTAACCAGAGTTACCAGGGCAGCAGCGGCTACAACTTCCGGCCCACAGATGCCCGCTGCCTGCCCAG cagtCCCATCCGGATGTTCGCTTCCTTCCACCCCTCTGCCAGCACTGCAGGGACCTCTGGGGATGGTGAACCCCCAGACAG GTCACCCCTGGAACTTCACATTGGTTTCCCCACAGACATCCCTAAAAGTGCCCCCCACTCGATGACTGCCTCATCTTCCTCAGTCCCAGTCCCTTCCCCCAGTCTTCCTAGACGCTCAGCACCCCCTTCTCCCCTGTGCCGTAGTTTGTCTCCTGGGACTGGGGGAGGAGTCCGAGGTGGGGTTGGCTACCTGTCCCGAGGGGACCCTGTCCGGGTCCTTGCTCGGAGAGTACGGCCTGATGGCTCTGTGCAGTACCTGGTtgagtggggaggtgggggcatcTTCTGA
- the PHF1 gene encoding PHD finger protein 1 isoform X4 — translation MGRVSGGRGHEQGPQGGTWSDRKGWGGHLADVTWAGPSPEAGCREGGFPLAPRAGLPSEEGAAGIPSSSGSDRASASAAERPPLVGRLPGLSEAPGPGFGKVKMCWPDGQMGCYTWGPSRRWTVLGRCVWSSLRMILSFWFYGKTLALLPSLGRNSSAVSVALRLWSLGTGWSAVRNVAMLITRTAMFQGLQPLEKEKAHPGSAVSASSPSPPSRLPILSPQRGGALKKGPYARAMLGMKLSLPYGLKGLDWDAGHLSNRQQSYCYCGGPGEWNLKMLQCRSCLQWFHEACTQCLSKPLLYGDRFYEFECCVCQGGPEKVRRLQLRWVDVAHLVLYHLSVCCKKKYFDFDREILPFTSENWDSLLLGELSDTPKGERSSKLLSALNSHKDRFISGREIKKRKCLFGLHARIPPPVESPTGDGAPTSFPSGQGPGGGVSRPLGKRRRPEPEPLRRRQKGKMEELGPPSAVRNQPKPQEQRERARLQRALQGSVSPPTPSPNQSYQGSSGYNFRPTDARCLPRSPLELHIGFPTDIPKSAPHSMTASSSSVPVPSPSLPRRSAPPSPLCRSLSPGTGGGVRGGVGYLSRGDPVRVLARRVRPDGSVQYLVEWGGGGIF, via the exons ATGGGAAGGGTGAGTGGAGGGCGGGGTCATGAACAGGGGCCGCAGGGCGGGACTTGGAGTGAccgtaaggggtgggggggacactTAGCGGATGTGACATGGGCGGGGCCCAGTCCAGAGGCGGGCTGCCGGGAGGGGGGATTCCCTCTTGCCCCGAGGGCGGGTCTCCCTTCGGAGGAAGGGGCTGCGGGGATTCCCTCTTCCTCCGGGTCAGACCGTGCGTCCGCCTCGGCCGCGGAGAGGCCGCCGCTTGTTGGGCGCCTTCCAGGCCTGTCGGAG GCCCCAGGCCCCGGCTTTGGGAAGGTCAAGATGTGCTGGCCAGATGGACAGATGGGCTGCTATACTTGGGGACCATCAAGAAG GTGGACAGTGCTCGGGAGGTGTGTCTGGTCCAGTTTGAGGATGATTCTCAGTTTCTGGTTCTATGGAAAGACATTAGCCCTG CTGCCCTCCCTGGGGAGGAACTCCTCTGCTGTGTCTGTCGCTCTGAGACTGTGGTCCCTGGGAACCGGCTGGTCAGCTGTGAGAAATGTCGCCATG CTTATCACCAGGACTGCCATGTTCCAAGGGCTCCAGCCCCTGGAGAAGGAGAAGGCACATCCTGGGTCTGCCGTCAGTGCATCTTCGCCATCGCCACCAAG CAGGCTGCCTATTCTGTCTCCCCAGAGAGGGGGTGCACTGAAGAAGGGCCCCTATGCTCGGGCCATGCTGGGCATGAAGCTCTCCCTGCCGTATGGACTAAAGGGCCTGGACTGGGACGCTGGACATCTGAGCAACAGGCAGCAGAGCTACTGTTACTGTGGTGGCCCTGGGGA GTGGAACCTGAAAATGCTACAGTGCCGGAGCTGCCTGCAGTGGTTCCATGAGGCCTGCACCCAGTGTCTCAGCAAGCCCCTCCTCTATGGGGACAG GTTCTATGAGTTTGAATGCTGTGTGTGTCAGGGTGGCCCTGAGAAGGTCAGGAGGCTGCAGCTTCGCTG GGTGGATGTGGCCCATCTTGTCCTCTATCACCTCAGCGTTTGCTGTAAGAAAAAATACTTTGATTTTGACCGTGAGATCCTCCCCTTCACCTCTGAGAATTGGGACAGTTTGCTCCTTGGGGAG CTCTCAGACACTCCCAAGGGAGAACGTTCTTCCAAACTCCTCTCTGCTCTTAACAGCCACAAGGACCG TTTCATTTCAGGGAGGGAGATTAAGAAGAGGAAATGCTTGTTTGGTCTCCATGCTCGAATTCCTCCCCCTGTGGAGTCCCCTACTGGAGATGGAGCCCCCACCAG CTTCCCTTCAGGGCAGGGCCCTGGGGGAGGGGTCTCACGTCCCCTGGGGAAGCGCCGGAGGCCAGAGCCAGAGCCCctgaggaggaggcagaaggggaaaatggaggagctggggccaCCCTCAGCAGTGCGCAATCAGCCCAAGCCTCAGGAGCAGAGGGAGCGGGCTCGTCTACAGAGGGCACTGCAG GGCTCAGTGTCTCCACCAACCCCCAGCCCTAACCAGAGTTACCAGGGCAGCAGCGGCTACAACTTCCGGCCCACAGATGCCCGCTGCCTGCCCAG GTCACCCCTGGAACTTCACATTGGTTTCCCCACAGACATCCCTAAAAGTGCCCCCCACTCGATGACTGCCTCATCTTCCTCAGTCCCAGTCCCTTCCCCCAGTCTTCCTAGACGCTCAGCACCCCCTTCTCCCCTGTGCCGTAGTTTGTCTCCTGGGACTGGGGGAGGAGTCCGAGGTGGGGTTGGCTACCTGTCCCGAGGGGACCCTGTCCGGGTCCTTGCTCGGAGAGTACGGCCTGATGGCTCTGTGCAGTACCTGGTtgagtggggaggtgggggcatcTTCTGA
- the PHF1 gene encoding PHD finger protein 1 isoform X3, producing MGRVSGGRGHEQGPQGGTWSDRKGWGGHLADVTWAGPSPEAGCREGGFPLAPRAGLPSEEGAAGIPSSSGSDRASASAAERPPLVGRLPGLSEAPGPGFGKVKMCWPDGQMGCYTWGPSRRWTVLGRCVWSSLRMILSFWFYGKTLALLPSLGRNSSAVSVALRLWSLGTGWSAVRNVAMLITRTAMFQGLQPLEKEKAHPGSAVSASSPSPPSRLPILSPQRGGALKKGPYARAMLGMKLSLPYGLKGLDWDAGHLSNRQQSYCYCGGPGEWNLKMLQCRSCLQWFHEACTQCLSKPLLYGDRFYEFECCVCQGGPEKVRRLQLRWVDVAHLVLYHLSVCCKKKYFDFDREILPFTSENWDSLLLGELSDTPKGERSSKLLSALNSHKDRFISGREIKKRKCLFGLHARIPPPVESPTGDGAPTSFPSGQGPGGGVSRPLGKRRRPEPEPLRRRQKGKMEELGPPSAVRNQPKPQEQRERARLQRALQGSVSPPTPSPNQSYQGSSGYNFRPTDARCLPSPIRMFASFHPSASTAGTSGDGEPPDRSPLELHIGFPTDIPKSAPHSMTASSSSVPVPSPSLPRRSAPPSPLCRSLSPGTGGGVRGGVGYLSRGDPVRVLARRVRPDGSVQYLVEWGGGGIF from the exons ATGGGAAGGGTGAGTGGAGGGCGGGGTCATGAACAGGGGCCGCAGGGCGGGACTTGGAGTGAccgtaaggggtgggggggacactTAGCGGATGTGACATGGGCGGGGCCCAGTCCAGAGGCGGGCTGCCGGGAGGGGGGATTCCCTCTTGCCCCGAGGGCGGGTCTCCCTTCGGAGGAAGGGGCTGCGGGGATTCCCTCTTCCTCCGGGTCAGACCGTGCGTCCGCCTCGGCCGCGGAGAGGCCGCCGCTTGTTGGGCGCCTTCCAGGCCTGTCGGAG GCCCCAGGCCCCGGCTTTGGGAAGGTCAAGATGTGCTGGCCAGATGGACAGATGGGCTGCTATACTTGGGGACCATCAAGAAG GTGGACAGTGCTCGGGAGGTGTGTCTGGTCCAGTTTGAGGATGATTCTCAGTTTCTGGTTCTATGGAAAGACATTAGCCCTG CTGCCCTCCCTGGGGAGGAACTCCTCTGCTGTGTCTGTCGCTCTGAGACTGTGGTCCCTGGGAACCGGCTGGTCAGCTGTGAGAAATGTCGCCATG CTTATCACCAGGACTGCCATGTTCCAAGGGCTCCAGCCCCTGGAGAAGGAGAAGGCACATCCTGGGTCTGCCGTCAGTGCATCTTCGCCATCGCCACCAAG CAGGCTGCCTATTCTGTCTCCCCAGAGAGGGGGTGCACTGAAGAAGGGCCCCTATGCTCGGGCCATGCTGGGCATGAAGCTCTCCCTGCCGTATGGACTAAAGGGCCTGGACTGGGACGCTGGACATCTGAGCAACAGGCAGCAGAGCTACTGTTACTGTGGTGGCCCTGGGGA GTGGAACCTGAAAATGCTACAGTGCCGGAGCTGCCTGCAGTGGTTCCATGAGGCCTGCACCCAGTGTCTCAGCAAGCCCCTCCTCTATGGGGACAG GTTCTATGAGTTTGAATGCTGTGTGTGTCAGGGTGGCCCTGAGAAGGTCAGGAGGCTGCAGCTTCGCTG GGTGGATGTGGCCCATCTTGTCCTCTATCACCTCAGCGTTTGCTGTAAGAAAAAATACTTTGATTTTGACCGTGAGATCCTCCCCTTCACCTCTGAGAATTGGGACAGTTTGCTCCTTGGGGAG CTCTCAGACACTCCCAAGGGAGAACGTTCTTCCAAACTCCTCTCTGCTCTTAACAGCCACAAGGACCG TTTCATTTCAGGGAGGGAGATTAAGAAGAGGAAATGCTTGTTTGGTCTCCATGCTCGAATTCCTCCCCCTGTGGAGTCCCCTACTGGAGATGGAGCCCCCACCAG CTTCCCTTCAGGGCAGGGCCCTGGGGGAGGGGTCTCACGTCCCCTGGGGAAGCGCCGGAGGCCAGAGCCAGAGCCCctgaggaggaggcagaaggggaaaatggaggagctggggccaCCCTCAGCAGTGCGCAATCAGCCCAAGCCTCAGGAGCAGAGGGAGCGGGCTCGTCTACAGAGGGCACTGCAG GGCTCAGTGTCTCCACCAACCCCCAGCCCTAACCAGAGTTACCAGGGCAGCAGCGGCTACAACTTCCGGCCCACAGATGCCCGCTGCCTGCCCAG tCCCATCCGGATGTTCGCTTCCTTCCACCCCTCTGCCAGCACTGCAGGGACCTCTGGGGATGGTGAACCCCCAGACAG GTCACCCCTGGAACTTCACATTGGTTTCCCCACAGACATCCCTAAAAGTGCCCCCCACTCGATGACTGCCTCATCTTCCTCAGTCCCAGTCCCTTCCCCCAGTCTTCCTAGACGCTCAGCACCCCCTTCTCCCCTGTGCCGTAGTTTGTCTCCTGGGACTGGGGGAGGAGTCCGAGGTGGGGTTGGCTACCTGTCCCGAGGGGACCCTGTCCGGGTCCTTGCTCGGAGAGTACGGCCTGATGGCTCTGTGCAGTACCTGGTtgagtggggaggtgggggcatcTTCTGA
- the PHF1 gene encoding PHD finger protein 1 isoform X5 — MGGAQSRGGLPGGGIPSCPEGGSPFGGRGCGDSLFLRVRPCVRLGRGEAAACWAPSRPVGGPRPRLWEGQDVLARWTDGLLYLGTIKKVDSAREVCLVQFEDDSQFLVLWKDISPAALPGEELLCCVCRSETVVPGNRLVSCEKCRHAYHQDCHVPRAPAPGEGEGTSWVCRQCIFAIATKRGGALKKGPYARAMLGMKLSLPYGLKGLDWDAGHLSNRQQSYCYCGGPGEWNLKMLQCRSCLQWFHEACTQCLSKPLLYGDRFYEFECCVCQGGPEKVRRLQLRWVDVAHLVLYHLSVCCKKKYFDFDREILPFTSENWDSLLLGELSDTPKGERSSKLLSALNSHKDRFISGREIKKRKCLFGLHARIPPPVESPTGDGAPTSFPSGQGPGGGVSRPLGKRRRPEPEPLRRRQKGKMEELGPPSAVRNQPKPQEQRERARLQRALQGSVSPPTPSPNQSYQGSSGYNFRPTDARCLPSSPIRMFASFHPSASTAGTSGDGEPPDRSPLELHIGFPTDIPKSAPHSMTASSSSVPVPSPSLPRRSAPPSPLCRSLSPGTGGGVRGGVGYLSRGDPVRVLARRVRPDGSVQYLVEWGGGGIF; from the exons ATGGGCGGGGCCCAGTCCAGAGGCGGGCTGCCGGGAGGGGGGATTCCCTCTTGCCCCGAGGGCGGGTCTCCCTTCGGAGGAAGGGGCTGCGGGGATTCCCTCTTCCTCCGGGTCAGACCGTGCGTCCGCCTCGGCCGCGGAGAGGCCGCCGCTTGTTGGGCGCCTTCCAGGCCTGTCGGAG GCCCCAGGCCCCGGCTTTGGGAAGGTCAAGATGTGCTGGCCAGATGGACAGATGGGCTGCTATACTTGGGGACCATCAAGAAG GTGGACAGTGCTCGGGAGGTGTGTCTGGTCCAGTTTGAGGATGATTCTCAGTTTCTGGTTCTATGGAAAGACATTAGCCCTG CTGCCCTCCCTGGGGAGGAACTCCTCTGCTGTGTCTGTCGCTCTGAGACTGTGGTCCCTGGGAACCGGCTGGTCAGCTGTGAGAAATGTCGCCATG CTTATCACCAGGACTGCCATGTTCCAAGGGCTCCAGCCCCTGGAGAAGGAGAAGGCACATCCTGGGTCTGCCGTCAGTGCATCTTCGCCATCGCCACCAAG AGAGGGGGTGCACTGAAGAAGGGCCCCTATGCTCGGGCCATGCTGGGCATGAAGCTCTCCCTGCCGTATGGACTAAAGGGCCTGGACTGGGACGCTGGACATCTGAGCAACAGGCAGCAGAGCTACTGTTACTGTGGTGGCCCTGGGGA GTGGAACCTGAAAATGCTACAGTGCCGGAGCTGCCTGCAGTGGTTCCATGAGGCCTGCACCCAGTGTCTCAGCAAGCCCCTCCTCTATGGGGACAG GTTCTATGAGTTTGAATGCTGTGTGTGTCAGGGTGGCCCTGAGAAGGTCAGGAGGCTGCAGCTTCGCTG GGTGGATGTGGCCCATCTTGTCCTCTATCACCTCAGCGTTTGCTGTAAGAAAAAATACTTTGATTTTGACCGTGAGATCCTCCCCTTCACCTCTGAGAATTGGGACAGTTTGCTCCTTGGGGAG CTCTCAGACACTCCCAAGGGAGAACGTTCTTCCAAACTCCTCTCTGCTCTTAACAGCCACAAGGACCG TTTCATTTCAGGGAGGGAGATTAAGAAGAGGAAATGCTTGTTTGGTCTCCATGCTCGAATTCCTCCCCCTGTGGAGTCCCCTACTGGAGATGGAGCCCCCACCAG CTTCCCTTCAGGGCAGGGCCCTGGGGGAGGGGTCTCACGTCCCCTGGGGAAGCGCCGGAGGCCAGAGCCAGAGCCCctgaggaggaggcagaaggggaaaatggaggagctggggccaCCCTCAGCAGTGCGCAATCAGCCCAAGCCTCAGGAGCAGAGGGAGCGGGCTCGTCTACAGAGGGCACTGCAG GGCTCAGTGTCTCCACCAACCCCCAGCCCTAACCAGAGTTACCAGGGCAGCAGCGGCTACAACTTCCGGCCCACAGATGCCCGCTGCCTGCCCAG cagtCCCATCCGGATGTTCGCTTCCTTCCACCCCTCTGCCAGCACTGCAGGGACCTCTGGGGATGGTGAACCCCCAGACAG GTCACCCCTGGAACTTCACATTGGTTTCCCCACAGACATCCCTAAAAGTGCCCCCCACTCGATGACTGCCTCATCTTCCTCAGTCCCAGTCCCTTCCCCCAGTCTTCCTAGACGCTCAGCACCCCCTTCTCCCCTGTGCCGTAGTTTGTCTCCTGGGACTGGGGGAGGAGTCCGAGGTGGGGTTGGCTACCTGTCCCGAGGGGACCCTGTCCGGGTCCTTGCTCGGAGAGTACGGCCTGATGGCTCTGTGCAGTACCTGGTtgagtggggaggtgggggcatcTTCTGA
- the PHF1 gene encoding PHD finger protein 1 isoform X6 — MRRHAGLRRQTFLFWKTCPEKLPRHISGPPQDAMAQPPRLSRSGAPPLWDPASPAPTSGPRPRLWEGQDVLARWTDGLLYLGTIKKVDSAREVCLVQFEDDSQFLVLWKDISPAALPGEELLCCVCRSETVVPGNRLVSCEKCRHAYHQDCHVPRAPAPGEGEGTSWVCRQCIFAIATKRGGALKKGPYARAMLGMKLSLPYGLKGLDWDAGHLSNRQQSYCYCGGPGEWNLKMLQCRSCLQWFHEACTQCLSKPLLYGDRFYEFECCVCQGGPEKVRRLQLRWVDVAHLVLYHLSVCCKKKYFDFDREILPFTSENWDSLLLGELSDTPKGERSSKLLSALNSHKDRFISGREIKKRKCLFGLHARIPPPVESPTGDGAPTSFPSGQGPGGGVSRPLGKRRRPEPEPLRRRQKGKMEELGPPSAVRNQPKPQEQRERARLQRALQGSVSPPTPSPNQSYQGSSGYNFRPTDARCLPSSPIRMFASFHPSASTAGTSGDGEPPDRSPLELHIGFPTDIPKSAPHSMTASSSSVPVPSPSLPRRSAPPSPLCRSLSPGTGGGVRGGVGYLSRGDPVRVLARRVRPDGSVQYLVEWGGGGIF, encoded by the exons ATGAGGAGACACGCGGGCCTGAGAAGGCAGACgtttctattctggaaaacatgcCCAGAAAAGCTCCCAAGACACATCTCTGG GCCCCCCCAGGATGCAATGGCACAGCCCCCCCGGCTGAGCCGCTCTGGTGCCCCCCCCCTTTGGGACCCAGCTTCCCCTGCTCCCACCTCAGGCCCCAGGCCCCGGCTTTGGGAAGGTCAAGATGTGCTGGCCAGATGGACAGATGGGCTGCTATACTTGGGGACCATCAAGAAG GTGGACAGTGCTCGGGAGGTGTGTCTGGTCCAGTTTGAGGATGATTCTCAGTTTCTGGTTCTATGGAAAGACATTAGCCCTG CTGCCCTCCCTGGGGAGGAACTCCTCTGCTGTGTCTGTCGCTCTGAGACTGTGGTCCCTGGGAACCGGCTGGTCAGCTGTGAGAAATGTCGCCATG CTTATCACCAGGACTGCCATGTTCCAAGGGCTCCAGCCCCTGGAGAAGGAGAAGGCACATCCTGGGTCTGCCGTCAGTGCATCTTCGCCATCGCCACCAAG AGAGGGGGTGCACTGAAGAAGGGCCCCTATGCTCGGGCCATGCTGGGCATGAAGCTCTCCCTGCCGTATGGACTAAAGGGCCTGGACTGGGACGCTGGACATCTGAGCAACAGGCAGCAGAGCTACTGTTACTGTGGTGGCCCTGGGGA GTGGAACCTGAAAATGCTACAGTGCCGGAGCTGCCTGCAGTGGTTCCATGAGGCCTGCACCCAGTGTCTCAGCAAGCCCCTCCTCTATGGGGACAG GTTCTATGAGTTTGAATGCTGTGTGTGTCAGGGTGGCCCTGAGAAGGTCAGGAGGCTGCAGCTTCGCTG GGTGGATGTGGCCCATCTTGTCCTCTATCACCTCAGCGTTTGCTGTAAGAAAAAATACTTTGATTTTGACCGTGAGATCCTCCCCTTCACCTCTGAGAATTGGGACAGTTTGCTCCTTGGGGAG CTCTCAGACACTCCCAAGGGAGAACGTTCTTCCAAACTCCTCTCTGCTCTTAACAGCCACAAGGACCG TTTCATTTCAGGGAGGGAGATTAAGAAGAGGAAATGCTTGTTTGGTCTCCATGCTCGAATTCCTCCCCCTGTGGAGTCCCCTACTGGAGATGGAGCCCCCACCAG CTTCCCTTCAGGGCAGGGCCCTGGGGGAGGGGTCTCACGTCCCCTGGGGAAGCGCCGGAGGCCAGAGCCAGAGCCCctgaggaggaggcagaaggggaaaatggaggagctggggccaCCCTCAGCAGTGCGCAATCAGCCCAAGCCTCAGGAGCAGAGGGAGCGGGCTCGTCTACAGAGGGCACTGCAG GGCTCAGTGTCTCCACCAACCCCCAGCCCTAACCAGAGTTACCAGGGCAGCAGCGGCTACAACTTCCGGCCCACAGATGCCCGCTGCCTGCCCAG cagtCCCATCCGGATGTTCGCTTCCTTCCACCCCTCTGCCAGCACTGCAGGGACCTCTGGGGATGGTGAACCCCCAGACAG GTCACCCCTGGAACTTCACATTGGTTTCCCCACAGACATCCCTAAAAGTGCCCCCCACTCGATGACTGCCTCATCTTCCTCAGTCCCAGTCCCTTCCCCCAGTCTTCCTAGACGCTCAGCACCCCCTTCTCCCCTGTGCCGTAGTTTGTCTCCTGGGACTGGGGGAGGAGTCCGAGGTGGGGTTGGCTACCTGTCCCGAGGGGACCCTGTCCGGGTCCTTGCTCGGAGAGTACGGCCTGATGGCTCTGTGCAGTACCTGGTtgagtggggaggtgggggcatcTTCTGA
- the PHF1 gene encoding PHD finger protein 1 isoform X9 translates to MCWPDGQMGCYTWGPSRRWTVLGRCVWSSLRMILSFWFYGKTLALLPSLGRNSSAVSVALRLWSLGTGWSAVRNVAMLITRTAMFQGLQPLEKEKAHPGSAVSASSPSPPSRLPILSPQRGGALKKGPYARAMLGMKLSLPYGLKGLDWDAGHLSNRQQSYCYCGGPGEWNLKMLQCRSCLQWFHEACTQCLSKPLLYGDRFYEFECCVCQGGPEKVRRLQLRWVDVAHLVLYHLSVCCKKKYFDFDREILPFTSENWDSLLLGELSDTPKGERSSKLLSALNSHKDRFISGREIKKRKCLFGLHARIPPPVESPTGDGAPTSFPSGQGPGGGVSRPLGKRRRPEPEPLRRRQKGKMEELGPPSAVRNQPKPQEQRERARLQRALQGSVSPPTPSPNQSYQGSSGYNFRPTDARCLPSSPIRMFASFHPSASTAGTSGDGEPPDRSPLELHIGFPTDIPKSAPHSMTASSSSVPVPSPSLPRRSAPPSPLCRSLSPGTGGGVRGGVGYLSRGDPVRVLARRVRPDGSVQYLVEWGGGGIF, encoded by the exons ATGTGCTGGCCAGATGGACAGATGGGCTGCTATACTTGGGGACCATCAAGAAG GTGGACAGTGCTCGGGAGGTGTGTCTGGTCCAGTTTGAGGATGATTCTCAGTTTCTGGTTCTATGGAAAGACATTAGCCCTG CTGCCCTCCCTGGGGAGGAACTCCTCTGCTGTGTCTGTCGCTCTGAGACTGTGGTCCCTGGGAACCGGCTGGTCAGCTGTGAGAAATGTCGCCATG CTTATCACCAGGACTGCCATGTTCCAAGGGCTCCAGCCCCTGGAGAAGGAGAAGGCACATCCTGGGTCTGCCGTCAGTGCATCTTCGCCATCGCCACCAAG CAGGCTGCCTATTCTGTCTCCCCAGAGAGGGGGTGCACTGAAGAAGGGCCCCTATGCTCGGGCCATGCTGGGCATGAAGCTCTCCCTGCCGTATGGACTAAAGGGCCTGGACTGGGACGCTGGACATCTGAGCAACAGGCAGCAGAGCTACTGTTACTGTGGTGGCCCTGGGGA GTGGAACCTGAAAATGCTACAGTGCCGGAGCTGCCTGCAGTGGTTCCATGAGGCCTGCACCCAGTGTCTCAGCAAGCCCCTCCTCTATGGGGACAG GTTCTATGAGTTTGAATGCTGTGTGTGTCAGGGTGGCCCTGAGAAGGTCAGGAGGCTGCAGCTTCGCTG GGTGGATGTGGCCCATCTTGTCCTCTATCACCTCAGCGTTTGCTGTAAGAAAAAATACTTTGATTTTGACCGTGAGATCCTCCCCTTCACCTCTGAGAATTGGGACAGTTTGCTCCTTGGGGAG CTCTCAGACACTCCCAAGGGAGAACGTTCTTCCAAACTCCTCTCTGCTCTTAACAGCCACAAGGACCG TTTCATTTCAGGGAGGGAGATTAAGAAGAGGAAATGCTTGTTTGGTCTCCATGCTCGAATTCCTCCCCCTGTGGAGTCCCCTACTGGAGATGGAGCCCCCACCAG CTTCCCTTCAGGGCAGGGCCCTGGGGGAGGGGTCTCACGTCCCCTGGGGAAGCGCCGGAGGCCAGAGCCAGAGCCCctgaggaggaggcagaaggggaaaatggaggagctggggccaCCCTCAGCAGTGCGCAATCAGCCCAAGCCTCAGGAGCAGAGGGAGCGGGCTCGTCTACAGAGGGCACTGCAG GGCTCAGTGTCTCCACCAACCCCCAGCCCTAACCAGAGTTACCAGGGCAGCAGCGGCTACAACTTCCGGCCCACAGATGCCCGCTGCCTGCCCAG cagtCCCATCCGGATGTTCGCTTCCTTCCACCCCTCTGCCAGCACTGCAGGGACCTCTGGGGATGGTGAACCCCCAGACAG GTCACCCCTGGAACTTCACATTGGTTTCCCCACAGACATCCCTAAAAGTGCCCCCCACTCGATGACTGCCTCATCTTCCTCAGTCCCAGTCCCTTCCCCCAGTCTTCCTAGACGCTCAGCACCCCCTTCTCCCCTGTGCCGTAGTTTGTCTCCTGGGACTGGGGGAGGAGTCCGAGGTGGGGTTGGCTACCTGTCCCGAGGGGACCCTGTCCGGGTCCTTGCTCGGAGAGTACGGCCTGATGGCTCTGTGCAGTACCTGGTtgagtggggaggtgggggcatcTTCTGA